AGTGGTGGAATTATGAAAACGATGAAATGATCGGAGGAATACCATAAATTAGACCAGAGTTATTCAAtccagaaaataaaacaaaagtagtTGGCCATCTAGTCGCTCATCTCCGTAGACTCCGCAGCCATTAATTGTCTGTAAGTGCTAATCTTGAGTCTCTGGGCACAGGCCGTAGAGCAAGgagtgaaaatttgaatatcCCATCACGGCTGAATGCAGGAGAACGGACGTGTTGGTAGTACCCGAGATCCCCACCACGGAACGGCGCCAGCGGGCGACCGTAGCGTAAGCCCTCTGACGAACGAAAAAGTAACTATTTAGGTATCTAATTTTGATGACTTAGGCGCGAACTTCAAGTCATGGGCGATTGTCAAAATCTGAATGACGACGTTTTTTCTCCTATGAGTGTTCATACGAAACAAAAGTAAAATCTACGTCAGACCTTAGAAGGTTTTTAAGCCATCGCTCGAACAATTGGTTccggaaaattttgatttatgaTTTCTCAAACTTCTATTGTGCACCTATTTTCCAACGCTTTATTTACATAGTGAATTAGAGCTAATGATAccattattttcttataattacAGATATTCCCAGATCCAGAGGCAGAAAAGGCCATCATGGGATCGATGGTGTATTGCATCCACCACAAGGATGGGTGTAAATGGACAGATGAACTAAGGAAACTCAAGGTACGaataaatgagataaaatatcaaataaccTAACTAAAGTTAACTCTTCAAAGGTATGGTAATTGCACTTTAAAACATGGTTTCTTATGAAAATTTATCGCTACAAACAATGATAACAAGTATCCATATATCATGCTACTCAGCTATAGTCTGAGCTGAtgagttacaaaaaaattaatcattacagCTACCTATATCACTACTTGGAATTTTGAGAATCTCATAGGACAgcaaaaattattcgaaagaTAGACTAGACGCTTGACTAGCAGGATTTATTTCTATGGGGTGGGAGCACCAGGGTCTTCTCGTATTAGAGATAAAAAACAACttacaattactgtacgaaatattctctttattttaatatgacagTTATTGGTATGTAATTAAATGATataggctccgtaatgcacaaaactgaatgaaatgataaccgtataaaaaatattgtcttaTTCCTTAAGCCTCTGTAGGGGGCACTTACCCACTTCCTGTTGATAAGATATCGTAAATATGGATaaagaaagtaattatttaaataattggaAAAGAGTAGATGCATAGCAAAATATAATATGCATAACCACTCATCATTATATATTATTCCCATTTTCTCCTGACAATCTAATAGGCTCACCTGAACACCTGCAGACACGATGCCGTCCCATGCACACGCCAATGTGGTGCGCAGATTCCTCGTGTGCTCATGGAAGACCACTTGCGCCACACCTGCCCCAAGAGGAGGGCAAGGTGCGAGTCTTGCGGCCGAGAGTTCTCCGGCGAACTTCTCGAGGCACACACAGTGGCTGGCTGCCCATCGGAGCCCATTTACTGCGAGGGCAAGTGTGGAATCAAGGTTGCCAGGAGATTACTCGCCCAGCACAGAGCCACCGAGTGTCCTAAGAGGCTGGTGCCCTGCCGACACTGTGGGAAGGAATTTGTTGCAGACACAATGCAGGTTAGTTGAAGCATTCATACCTCATAAATGCTTTATCAGTGGACATTATCACATTCAAAATTCCTTTTGgactttctatttatttttgtctGTGTCCATGCTTCCATCATAATGATTGTCATTAACTATTTAAACTTGGGTTGGGCAAATGAAAAGTATGAAAGCACTTTTGTTACTGGCAATGCTATCTGTTGCATATTTCAGTATGATATTGCCAAGTTCACTTAGGCTAGAAAGCTATATaatccttaaaaaatagtttgaatgTGATGCTCAGTAATCAATGAAATTTAGGTTTACACCTTACCTTTTACTGCTACCCAAAAATAAGACCATTCAACTAGTATAAAAGATTAGGGCTTCTCCCAATGGAACTAATGATACAGTTTATAAATTCACCATGCCAAGTGACCATTGAGTGATTAATTAGATAATACAATGTTAGATGCTAgttttttacattaattaattaGACGTAATGTTATGAACAACACTGATTACAAGGTCATTGTtatagcaaatgaaataaataactattcAAGGTGTGGTCAAATGCAGAAATATAGCTCTTCAGATGACACTACTGGTTCTGAATGAATCAGCTTTTTTGTGCAAGAATGTTTCTGTCAGTGACTTTTAAAgattaattttgtattattagCTCATTAAAAGTTTCAATTCATCGTAAGTAAACACGATATCATGTATTGAAGGCCTTTCATACCAAttgcataatatttaattctctCTCATCAGGCACACCATAGCAAATGCGGAAGATTTCCCCTACCCTGCCCAAATAGATGCTACGTTGATGGAACAGGAGGAGTCACAGTGGCACTTATACCAAGGGAAGAATTGGATGCTCACCTTAAGGATCGATGTACCTCCGTTAGCGTGTGCTGTGCTTTCAAAGATGCCGGATGCAGATTCAAGGTgagtacatttaaataattatttttcttgtcacAACCATTAACGTtaagttcaatttttaaatgcattttaagagCTTTCCttccaaaatgataaaaatgtcagTAATAGCAAAGTTACATTTTAAGTAGTTTCAAGTTTACACCATTAAATGTTCTTTgctgaataaaatttttccattattcaaagaaaattatttacttgaccGCATGAGAGTTCTTGAAATTTGTCTCTTAGCTACTCAGGAAATTAATGAGTGTATCTTCTCCTCCATCACAGGGTCCCCGTCATGCAGTCGAGAAGCACCTGGAGGAGGGAACCAAGCAGCACCTTCTGCTGATGTGTGGTGTCGTCTCCAAGCAACAGCACCAAATCTCCAGTCTCAAGGGTGCCCTGGGAAGGCTCTCTCTAAATCACACTGGTGAGTTAGTCCATCCATACTCATAACATTCTCCCTACTCCCCTCCTCCACcccaaatatatttattgatagcAAGTCTCACTCATAACTCTACAGTCACTCATTCAATGAAAGCCAACAGAGCTAGTATTTTCTACCTAGACTGCAACCAAATCTGTTGTCTTGAtgatacattatttaatttacagCAATATGGTAGTACATATTAATCACTTAAAACCTAAAATTAATCAAAGAGCAAGCAAGTTTTGCTCTCAAACTATCCTTTCTGAAAAAGCCAAAACCAGACTCCCACTTACTCCAAAAATTAAACTTCACATTTCAGATGTACCaataatatgaatttacaaaTCAGGACAATCTGAATAGATATCGgttgatagaaaaaaattcttcaaagcaTCTGATTCAGAAGTCGGAAGATTTGTAATTTATGTGtaattaaatttacatattttcttctCCTGCAGGCACTCTTATTTGGAGGGTAACTGACTTTGCATCCAAGATGGCCGAGGCTAAGACCAAAGAAGGAATGGAGTTGGTGAGCGCACCATTCTACACTAGTCAATATGGTTACAAGCTTCAGGTGAGTACTCCCAACTGCACTATAATAATTAGCTGCAATACACCCTGATATTATATCACATAAACTACATTTCCcttaaaatgattgaaatatatacttaattCACAATCATGGATCATCTTTTGTCCCTCAGAACTTTAGTTCATGCAGTTACTAGCAAGAGCAATAGTTTTTGTATCAATTTTGTTTGATattgttttttacttttatttctgttTGTATCTTTTGACAATGTCTATTGTGATTTACATAATTTAACGACAAATAAACTGATTGATTGATTAATCGTGATACGCTGATAGAATGGAGTGCTCTTTCCTCCATTCAttattactaatgcatgcatctTGTACCTATTAACTTTGTCTAATATTAAGGAAGTGATGCAATTGTTTCATTGCCACAGCTctcatgataaaaatttattccaacccCTAGGCCTCCCTCTTCCTCAACGGGAATGGTGCAGGTGATGGAACACACATGTCAGTCTACATCAAGATCCTCCCAGGAGAATACGACGCCTTATTGAGATGGCCCTTCGCCCACTCTGTCTCTTTCACCCTCTTCGATCAGACCAACGTCCCGGAGAAGGTGAGTTCCGTTTCCTTGAATTAAATCTTGTGTGCATGGTACTCCTTGTATCACCCTGAACAAAATCTTTCCTTACCACTACAGCAAAATGTTCAACACCCCACAAAATTTATAATACGATAGTAAACTCACAATTCCACTAAGTCCATACACTTGTTATTGTTATGGTTTCTCAATACACCATTGGAATTGACAAGCTCTTTAAATGTTTTGTCCTTTATCTAATGTATTACAATATTATAACAAACAAATACATAATTCTTTTTagtacaattaataaaaatgaggttgatatataaaatagtatgtact
This genomic interval from Ischnura elegans chromosome 5, ioIscEleg1.1, whole genome shotgun sequence contains the following:
- the LOC124159431 gene encoding TNF receptor-associated factor 4 isoform X2, with the protein product MRGGHAALGSIFPDPEAEKAIMGSMVYCIHHKDGCKWTDELRKLKAHLNTCRHDAVPCTRQCGAQIPRVLMEDHLRHTCPKRRARCESCGREFSGELLEAHTVAGCPSEPIYCEGKCGIKVARRLLAQHRATECPKRLVPCRHCGKEFVADTMQAHHSKCGRFPLPCPNRCYVDGTGGVTVALIPREELDAHLKDRCTSVSVCCAFKDAGCRFKGPRHAVEKHLEEGTKQHLLLMCGVVSKQQHQISSLKGALGRLSLNHTGTLIWRVTDFASKMAEAKTKEGMELVSAPFYTSQYGYKLQASLFLNGNGAGDGTHMSVYIKILPGEYDALLRWPFAHSVSFTLFDQTNVPEKACSIVESFIPDPTWKNFQRPSREPDSLGFGFPRFIPHETLKRRHYIKDDTLFLRVKVDPSKIVAV
- the LOC124159431 gene encoding TNF receptor-associated factor 4 isoform X1, translating into MPGYQMSFAGTANSVLLCNLCKFPMRDPVQITTCGHRFCDTCLQSYLSEGVFLCPEDSSPLDNAKIFPDPEAEKAIMGSMVYCIHHKDGCKWTDELRKLKAHLNTCRHDAVPCTRQCGAQIPRVLMEDHLRHTCPKRRARCESCGREFSGELLEAHTVAGCPSEPIYCEGKCGIKVARRLLAQHRATECPKRLVPCRHCGKEFVADTMQAHHSKCGRFPLPCPNRCYVDGTGGVTVALIPREELDAHLKDRCTSVSVCCAFKDAGCRFKGPRHAVEKHLEEGTKQHLLLMCGVVSKQQHQISSLKGALGRLSLNHTGTLIWRVTDFASKMAEAKTKEGMELVSAPFYTSQYGYKLQASLFLNGNGAGDGTHMSVYIKILPGEYDALLRWPFAHSVSFTLFDQTNVPEKACSIVESFIPDPTWKNFQRPSREPDSLGFGFPRFIPHETLKRRHYIKDDTLFLRVKVDPSKIVAV